A region from the Rhodohalobacter sp. SW132 genome encodes:
- a CDS encoding acyl-CoA dehydrogenase: MESFIQQFSFFAELPGWVSWGSVIAAFIIFAYTGAPLWIWAIAGLVALAGFGAPVWLVTTYLVLVLIFNVKPLRRVLFSGPVMKLLDALKILPAISETEQTAIDSGTVWIEGELFSGKPNFKKMMDEAYPELTEKEQEFMDGPVEELCGMVSDWDVFQRKGFDDQTWKYLKEKRFFGLIIPEEYGGYGFSANAHSAIVSKLASRCGPLATTVMVPNSLGPAELLMHYGTEDQKNHYLPRLADGREIPCFALTEPNAGSDAGAMQSTGVVKMDDNGNLYLLLNWDKRYITLAAISSVIGLAFKLSDPKDYLGKGEDLGITCALVPSDTEGVELGKRHDPLGVPFYNCPTRGKNVKVPIDAIIGGKEGAGNGWRMLMESLAVGRGISLPAQSIGGARMAFRAVGAYAGIRKQFGLNIGKFEGIEEPMARIGGYTYLMDAARGYICGALDKGAKPAVVTAIAKYNFTELGREIINDSMDIVGGAGISRGPRNLFAHSYIATPIAITVEGANILTRTLMIFGQGAIRSHPYALKEINALMENDVKAFDEAFTGHLGHVVQNKIRSLMLSLTRGRLARSPVSGPAARYYRKLAWASASFAFMADIALGSYGGALKMKEKLAGRYADILSWMVLASATLRRFEAEGRKEEDRIFFEWAMQYAFYRIQTAFDEIYNEIEVPGFSWVFRGPVALWSRINRIGKKPSDILGHKVAQAMQQRGEQRDRLTKGIYMSKSNDEAIGKYEHALKLIEDNFPIYKKLYKATKAGELKKGSVLKQLDPALEKGIITHEEANRVKETENARFDAILVDEFTLEEYNRNAVDPAEGLGMEKEENPLMA, from the coding sequence ATGGAATCTTTCATTCAACAATTTTCATTTTTTGCAGAGCTCCCCGGCTGGGTTTCATGGGGAAGCGTAATTGCTGCATTTATAATTTTTGCATACACAGGAGCACCTTTATGGATCTGGGCGATTGCCGGCTTGGTAGCGCTTGCAGGATTTGGCGCTCCCGTATGGCTGGTCACAACCTATCTTGTACTTGTCTTGATTTTTAATGTAAAACCGCTGAGACGGGTGCTCTTTTCGGGACCGGTGATGAAACTGCTGGACGCCCTGAAAATATTACCCGCCATTTCGGAAACGGAGCAGACAGCGATTGATTCCGGCACGGTTTGGATAGAAGGAGAGCTTTTTTCGGGAAAACCCAATTTCAAAAAAATGATGGATGAGGCCTATCCTGAACTGACAGAGAAAGAGCAGGAGTTTATGGACGGCCCGGTAGAGGAGCTCTGCGGAATGGTGAGCGACTGGGACGTTTTTCAAAGGAAAGGGTTTGATGATCAGACGTGGAAATACCTGAAAGAGAAACGATTTTTCGGGTTGATTATCCCCGAGGAGTATGGCGGCTACGGTTTTTCGGCGAATGCACACAGCGCGATCGTGTCTAAGCTCGCTTCCCGCTGCGGCCCGCTTGCAACAACCGTGATGGTGCCCAACTCACTCGGTCCTGCCGAACTGCTTATGCATTACGGAACTGAAGATCAGAAAAATCACTATCTGCCTCGACTTGCAGACGGGCGGGAGATTCCCTGTTTTGCGCTGACCGAACCCAATGCCGGATCAGATGCAGGCGCGATGCAGAGTACGGGTGTAGTGAAAATGGATGATAACGGTAATCTTTACCTTCTTCTAAACTGGGATAAGCGGTACATCACACTTGCGGCGATTTCATCGGTAATAGGATTGGCTTTTAAATTGAGTGATCCCAAGGATTACCTGGGTAAGGGCGAAGATCTGGGAATTACATGCGCCCTGGTGCCGAGCGACACGGAGGGTGTTGAACTTGGCAAACGTCACGATCCGCTCGGCGTTCCGTTTTATAACTGCCCGACCCGTGGAAAGAATGTGAAGGTTCCGATTGATGCCATTATTGGCGGAAAGGAAGGAGCCGGAAACGGCTGGCGTATGCTGATGGAGTCACTTGCTGTGGGCCGCGGAATTTCACTTCCCGCACAATCGATTGGTGGAGCACGGATGGCGTTTCGCGCGGTGGGAGCTTACGCCGGAATCCGGAAACAGTTCGGCCTGAACATTGGGAAGTTTGAAGGAATTGAGGAGCCGATGGCCCGAATCGGCGGTTACACTTATCTTATGGATGCTGCCCGCGGATATATTTGCGGTGCTCTCGACAAAGGCGCCAAACCGGCTGTGGTTACCGCAATTGCCAAATATAACTTCACTGAACTTGGTCGTGAAATCATCAATGATTCGATGGACATCGTTGGCGGAGCGGGAATTTCACGCGGACCACGGAATCTCTTTGCACATAGTTACATTGCCACGCCGATCGCCATTACGGTTGAGGGCGCCAATATTCTCACCCGTACGCTCATGATCTTTGGTCAGGGTGCAATCCGCAGTCACCCTTACGCATTGAAGGAAATTAATGCCTTAATGGAGAATGATGTGAAAGCGTTTGATGAAGCGTTCACCGGACACCTTGGACATGTGGTGCAGAATAAAATACGGTCACTGATGCTGAGCCTGACCCGCGGGCGTCTTGCCAGATCGCCCGTCAGCGGCCCGGCTGCCAGATATTACCGAAAACTGGCGTGGGCATCCGCATCTTTTGCATTTATGGCGGATATCGCTCTCGGTTCCTACGGCGGTGCACTCAAAATGAAAGAGAAACTCGCCGGACGCTACGCCGATATTCTGAGCTGGATGGTTCTTGCATCAGCTACGCTTCGCCGGTTTGAAGCGGAAGGTCGGAAAGAAGAAGATCGTATCTTTTTCGAATGGGCGATGCAGTATGCATTTTATCGAATTCAGACCGCTTTTGATGAGATCTACAACGAAATTGAAGTTCCGGGGTTTAGCTGGGTATTCCGCGGACCGGTTGCTCTGTGGTCACGGATCAACCGGATTGGGAAAAAGCCATCTGATATACTGGGCCATAAAGTTGCCCAGGCGATGCAGCAGCGTGGTGAACAGCGCGACAGGCTGACAAAAGGAATTTACATGAGCAAATCAAACGATGAGGCGATCGGTAAATACGAACATGCTCTGAAGCTTATTGAAGATAACTTCCCGATCTACAAAAAACTCTACAAAGCCACTAAGGCGGGCGAGCTCAAAAAAGGGAGTGTGCTGAAGCAGCTTGATCCCGCACTGGAAAAAGGAATTATCACCCACGAAGAGGCAAACCGCGTGAAAGAAACCGAAAACGCCCGGTTTGATGCAATCCTGGTTGATGAATTTACACTTGAAGAGTATAACCGCAACGCTGTTGATCCGGCGGAAGGCCTCGGGATGGAGAAGGAGGAGAATCCGTTGATGGCGTAA
- a CDS encoding TetR/AcrR family transcriptional regulator yields MSLRDDILTVSRTLLIKEGFGKMSMRKIAGEVDVSATSIYLHFKNKDELILALIETSIGRLANVLQQQLEDGDDPIRKLEKMADGFIYFALNHPQEYEIIYMVRPEEMPRFPKEKFEQIRKIYELLADIIKEGKERGILHVDDPLMSAYTVWAQLHGVASVVISKRLDTRIPTDTFIKQAVDHIIQGFISQKTTV; encoded by the coding sequence ATGTCTCTCAGGGATGATATTTTAACAGTAAGCCGTACTCTTTTGATAAAAGAGGGTTTCGGGAAAATGTCGATGCGAAAAATTGCTGGCGAAGTGGATGTTTCCGCAACCAGTATCTATCTGCATTTCAAAAATAAAGATGAACTGATACTTGCCCTGATTGAAACAAGCATAGGCAGGCTGGCAAATGTGTTGCAGCAGCAGCTTGAAGATGGTGATGATCCGATCCGAAAACTGGAGAAGATGGCGGACGGATTTATCTATTTTGCGCTGAATCATCCCCAGGAGTATGAAATTATCTATATGGTTCGGCCCGAAGAGATGCCACGGTTTCCAAAGGAGAAGTTCGAGCAGATTCGGAAAATCTACGAACTGCTGGCCGATATCATTAAGGAGGGAAAAGAGCGGGGAATACTGCACGTCGATGATCCGCTCATGAGTGCCTACACGGTATGGGCGCAGCTTCACGGTGTGGCATCGGTTGTTATCAGCAAACGGCTGGATACGCGTATACCCACAGACACGTTTATTAAGCAGGCAGTGGATCACATCATACAAGGTTTTATTTCACAAAAAACAACGGTTTAA
- the trmB gene encoding tRNA (guanosine(46)-N7)-methyltransferase TrmB, whose translation MGKNKLQRYADNVGFENVIEHTEFETGEPPAGKWAQEIFGNDNPIVVELACGKGEYTTNLAELNPDKNYIGIDIKGDRIWKGARRAMEQELENVRFLRCFIDHLDQFFSEGEISEIWITFPDPYLRKSKSKKRLTSPRFLSIYRKVAHADAVVHLKTDSKPLFNFTEEVVEEQGLSIMEHYSDLYAQNPNDEILSIKTYYEKKHLQDGRTIQYIQFRLNN comes from the coding sequence ATGGGAAAGAATAAACTGCAGCGATATGCTGATAATGTTGGTTTTGAAAATGTTATTGAACACACCGAATTTGAAACAGGGGAACCACCTGCCGGAAAGTGGGCTCAAGAAATTTTTGGGAACGACAACCCGATTGTAGTAGAGCTTGCGTGCGGAAAAGGGGAGTACACCACAAATCTCGCCGAACTCAATCCGGACAAAAACTATATCGGGATTGATATCAAGGGAGACCGCATCTGGAAAGGGGCCCGGCGCGCAATGGAGCAGGAGCTGGAGAACGTCCGTTTTCTGAGGTGCTTCATCGATCACCTCGATCAATTTTTTAGCGAAGGAGAAATTTCTGAAATCTGGATCACTTTTCCCGACCCGTATTTAAGAAAGTCCAAATCAAAAAAAAGGCTCACTTCGCCACGGTTTCTGTCCATCTACCGAAAAGTTGCCCATGCGGATGCCGTCGTGCATTTGAAAACGGATTCGAAACCGCTGTTCAATTTTACGGAAGAGGTTGTCGAAGAGCAGGGTCTTTCCATAATGGAACACTACAGCGATCTTTACGCGCAAAACCCGAATGATGAAATCCTTTCCATAAAAACCTACTACGAAAAGAAGCATCTTCAGGACGGCCGGACAATTCAGTACATACAGTTCAGGCTAAATAACTGA
- the pdxH gene encoding pyridoxamine 5'-phosphate oxidase: protein MNRSTLGKEIKRDIASLRENYTKGGIRDEDLPSQPVPMFARWLDEAIESEVNEPNAMSLATVTPNGAPNVRIVLLKGIEGETLQFFTNYTSRKGDELKITPSAAVSFWWPELERQVRIRGRVEKLSRKENDSYFQSRPRESQIGAWVSRQSSPVENRDALKERADKISQKFGDDEVPTPDFWGGYSIEIEEIEFWQGRPGRLHDRILYQKTDGKWSRKRLQP, encoded by the coding sequence ATGAACCGGAGTACTTTGGGTAAGGAGATTAAACGTGATATCGCCTCACTGCGAGAAAATTACACGAAAGGCGGAATTCGGGATGAGGATCTGCCCAGTCAACCGGTGCCGATGTTTGCCCGCTGGCTTGATGAGGCGATTGAGTCGGAAGTAAATGAGCCAAACGCGATGTCTCTGGCTACCGTCACCCCGAACGGGGCACCGAATGTTCGGATTGTTCTGCTGAAAGGCATTGAAGGGGAAACGCTTCAGTTTTTTACAAATTACACCAGCCGCAAAGGCGACGAACTAAAAATAACGCCCAGTGCCGCTGTTTCGTTCTGGTGGCCGGAACTGGAACGTCAGGTTAGAATACGCGGAAGAGTGGAAAAGCTGAGCCGCAAAGAAAATGACAGCTATTTTCAGTCCCGGCCGAGGGAGAGTCAGATCGGTGCGTGGGTGTCTCGCCAAAGTTCACCGGTGGAAAACCGGGACGCACTCAAAGAGAGAGCCGATAAAATCTCACAGAAGTTTGGTGATGATGAAGTTCCGACACCCGACTTCTGGGGCGGATATAGTATTGAAATCGAAGAGATTGAGTTTTGGCAGGGAAGACCCGGCCGCCTGCACGACAGAATCCTGTATCAAAAAACAGACGGTAAATGGAGCAGAAAACGGCTCCAGCCATAA
- a CDS encoding thioredoxin family protein has product MSAVNSTMLELGTKAPGFSLPDTDGNTVSLDDFKDADGLLVMFICNHCPYVKNIKQELVRYAKDFESRGLKVVAISSNDVDNYPDDSPEKMKEDVEAFGYPFPYLYDETQEVAKKYKAACTPDFFLFDENLELAYRGQFDSSRPGNGVKPTGEDLREATNKMLSGKPVPEDQIPSVGCNIKWKKGNEPEYFG; this is encoded by the coding sequence ATGTCTGCAGTAAATTCAACAATGCTGGAGCTTGGAACCAAAGCTCCAGGTTTTTCACTACCCGATACAGATGGCAACACGGTATCGCTGGATGATTTTAAAGATGCCGATGGTTTGCTCGTTATGTTTATCTGCAATCACTGCCCGTATGTAAAGAATATCAAACAGGAACTGGTGCGTTACGCCAAAGATTTTGAAAGCCGCGGGCTGAAAGTAGTGGCAATCAGTTCGAATGATGTGGACAACTACCCGGATGACAGCCCTGAAAAAATGAAAGAAGATGTTGAAGCTTTCGGCTACCCGTTTCCGTACCTGTATGATGAGACCCAGGAGGTGGCAAAAAAGTATAAAGCAGCATGCACGCCCGATTTTTTTCTGTTTGATGAAAACCTTGAGCTGGCCTACAGGGGGCAGTTTGATTCATCCCGTCCGGGCAACGGCGTAAAACCAACCGGAGAAGATTTACGTGAGGCTACCAACAAAATGCTGAGCGGAAAGCCGGTTCCCGAAGATCAGATACCGAGTGTCGGGTGCAACATCAAATGGAAAAAAGGAAATGAACCGGAGTACTTTGGGTAA
- a CDS encoding PA0069 family radical SAM protein, producing the protein MKHQPIRGRGAADNPKHRFTDEKLEYDPDEKTGRLERPKTKILTDHTKEIISTNQSPDIPFEVSLNPYRGCEHGCAYCYARPSHEFLGMSAGLDFESKIVAKYNAPELLREKLSGESWKPKPIVMSGVTDPYQPLEKELRITRGCVEVLAESLHPLVIITKNYGVTRDIDLLKKLAEVNAVRVVLSITSLDRDLIGSLEPRTSRPEKRLQAVEELTRAGIPVHANIAPLIPGLTDDEIVPIMEAAKNAGASSVSYTILRLPYSVKDIFLKWLDDHQPNRKQKVVNKVKSLKDGQLNRSEFGKRFHGEGAYGEQIRQLFSIHKKRLGLEGDRKPLNTSAFRRPSTAQLRLF; encoded by the coding sequence ATGAAGCATCAACCGATCCGCGGCAGGGGAGCTGCCGACAATCCGAAGCACAGATTTACAGATGAAAAGCTGGAGTATGATCCCGATGAGAAAACGGGCCGGCTGGAGAGGCCGAAAACCAAGATTCTGACCGATCACACCAAAGAGATCATTTCAACGAATCAAAGTCCCGATATTCCGTTTGAGGTTAGCCTGAATCCATACAGAGGGTGTGAGCACGGGTGCGCATATTGTTACGCCCGGCCAAGCCACGAATTTCTGGGGATGTCGGCCGGTCTCGATTTTGAATCAAAAATTGTAGCGAAATACAATGCCCCTGAACTGCTGAGGGAGAAACTGTCGGGTGAGAGCTGGAAACCCAAACCCATTGTGATGAGCGGCGTGACCGATCCCTATCAGCCGCTGGAAAAAGAGCTGAGAATCACTCGTGGGTGCGTGGAAGTTCTTGCCGAATCGCTCCATCCGCTCGTGATCATCACCAAAAATTACGGGGTTACTCGGGATATCGATTTGCTTAAAAAGCTCGCGGAAGTGAATGCGGTTCGTGTTGTGCTTTCGATCACCAGCCTGGACCGTGATCTGATCGGTAGTCTTGAGCCGAGGACATCACGCCCTGAAAAACGGCTACAGGCGGTTGAAGAGTTAACCAGGGCCGGAATTCCGGTTCACGCAAACATCGCCCCGCTGATTCCCGGGCTCACGGATGATGAAATTGTGCCGATTATGGAAGCCGCGAAAAATGCCGGTGCTTCATCGGTTTCGTATACGATCCTGCGATTGCCCTACTCTGTGAAGGATATCTTTTTGAAATGGCTGGATGACCATCAGCCCAACCGAAAACAGAAAGTCGTTAACAAAGTCAAAAGCCTGAAGGATGGCCAGCTAAACCGCTCGGAATTTGGGAAACGATTTCACGGAGAGGGAGCATATGGGGAACAGATCCGCCAGCTATTTTCCATTCACAAAAAACGGCTCGGGCTGGAGGGTGACCGAAAGCCGCTGAATACTTCAGCTTTCAGGCGTCCGTCAACCGCGCAACTCAGGCTTTTTTAA
- a CDS encoding DASH family cryptochrome → MKSIVWLRNDLRLTDHQPLKAAAETGEVLPVYCFDPRHFSKTRYGFPKTDSLRAQFLIESVEDLRNRIRENGGELIVRCGKPEEILQGIVLETGAGQLLYHGEVTQEEKDVEARVEESLEIPFKRYWDNTMYHRDDLPFSLFSIPDVFTQFRKKTENQSLVREPVNVPAKFKTPDEVEPGKIPAIQDLGLEPAEPDGRAVLQFKGGESAAWERLNHYFFEADKLRDYKFTRNGLLGADYSSKFSPWLAHGCISARSIHAEVEKYETDVHENVSTYWMKFELIWRDYFRFSAVKYGSQIFKLGGIQEKVLDKEKDHDIFERWASGTTGIPFVDANMRELNATGYMSNRGRQNAASFLAQNLNFDWRRGAAWFESKLIDYDVCSNWGNWAYNATVGHDPRNRYFNIINQAQKYDKKGEYVRLWIPELKNLPSEFVHQPWKMTPDQQKLYETEIGRDYPEPMIDLEKSYEEIKARD, encoded by the coding sequence ATGAAATCTATTGTATGGCTGCGCAACGACCTCAGGCTAACCGACCATCAACCGCTGAAAGCCGCAGCCGAAACAGGAGAGGTGCTTCCGGTTTACTGTTTTGATCCGCGTCATTTTTCAAAAACTCGCTACGGTTTTCCTAAAACGGACTCCCTTAGAGCACAATTTTTGATAGAATCCGTGGAAGATTTACGAAATCGGATCAGGGAGAATGGTGGTGAACTGATTGTGAGGTGTGGAAAGCCCGAAGAGATTTTGCAGGGAATAGTGTTAGAAACAGGCGCCGGTCAACTTTTGTATCATGGAGAAGTGACACAGGAGGAGAAAGATGTTGAGGCAAGGGTTGAAGAAAGCCTGGAAATTCCGTTTAAAAGGTATTGGGACAACACTATGTATCACAGGGATGATCTGCCTTTCAGTCTTTTTTCCATCCCAGACGTATTTACACAGTTTCGGAAAAAGACAGAGAATCAAAGTTTGGTCCGCGAGCCGGTAAATGTACCGGCAAAATTTAAAACTCCCGATGAAGTTGAGCCGGGCAAAATCCCCGCAATTCAGGATCTTGGCCTTGAACCGGCGGAACCGGATGGCAGGGCTGTTCTGCAATTTAAAGGCGGAGAGAGTGCTGCGTGGGAAAGATTGAATCATTACTTTTTTGAGGCGGATAAACTCAGAGATTATAAATTTACCCGGAACGGACTCCTTGGCGCCGATTATTCATCCAAGTTTTCACCCTGGCTGGCACACGGCTGTATTTCGGCTCGATCGATTCATGCAGAGGTTGAAAAGTATGAAACAGACGTGCATGAAAACGTATCAACCTACTGGATGAAGTTTGAACTGATCTGGAGAGATTATTTCCGATTTTCTGCAGTTAAATATGGCAGTCAGATTTTTAAACTTGGTGGGATCCAGGAAAAAGTTCTCGATAAAGAAAAAGATCACGATATTTTTGAACGATGGGCTTCAGGTACTACCGGAATTCCGTTCGTGGATGCGAATATGCGTGAATTGAACGCCACAGGGTATATGAGCAATCGCGGACGACAAAATGCGGCCAGTTTTCTTGCGCAAAATCTGAACTTCGACTGGCGCCGGGGAGCAGCCTGGTTTGAATCTAAACTGATAGATTACGACGTATGCAGCAATTGGGGAAACTGGGCCTACAACGCAACCGTGGGTCACGATCCCAGGAACCGATATTTCAATATCATAAACCAGGCACAGAAATATGATAAAAAAGGGGAGTACGTGCGGCTATGGATCCCTGAACTAAAAAACCTTCCATCAGAATTCGTCCACCAACCGTGGAAAATGACCCCGGATCAGCAGAAACTCTACGAAACGGAAATCGGCAGGGATTATCCAGAACCCATGATCGATCTGGAAAAAAGCTACGAGGAGATTAAGGCGAGAGACTGA
- a CDS encoding BCCT family transporter, with protein MALRGEEDKPESKKSRKKKIFKIHGPVFWPSVFLITVLIVGTLIVGDAAEEMFSAVQVNITDWASWLFVAGVNIFIAFALYFAFSKFGGIRLGGVDAKPEFSKMAWFAMLFSAGMGIGLMFFAVAEPMWHLLYPPHAETGSVEAIRDSMGVTFLHWGLHAWAVYAIVGLALAFFAFNRKLPLSFRSVFYPLLGDRINGWIGDVIDILAVLATLFGLATSLGLGAQQAGAGMEFVFGLDNTVNLQVIIIVAVTLVAVGSVVLGIHKGVKVLSEFNIRLAGLFLLFILVFGPTLYILGTFVQSTGYYLQNFASYATWTQSFEEGEFMSTWTVFYWAWWISWSPYVGMFIARISKGRTIKEFILGVLIVPTLVTFLWMSGFGGSALYLETTGIAEIASAVEADQTTSLFILLNEFPFGIITSFLAIVLVLSFFVTSSDSGSLVIDNLTSGGKLDSPVGQRVFWASTEGAVAAVLLIGGGLGALQAAAISSGLPFVILLLIMCYSLRQGLNREYKDNMLKEKDKERESYRELLSKTIEQQKNK; from the coding sequence ATGGCTTTACGTGGAGAAGAGGACAAACCGGAGTCTAAAAAATCCCGGAAAAAAAAGATTTTTAAAATTCATGGACCAGTCTTCTGGCCGTCTGTGTTTTTAATAACGGTATTGATTGTCGGTACTCTGATTGTCGGAGACGCGGCAGAGGAAATGTTTAGTGCTGTTCAAGTCAATATCACCGACTGGGCAAGCTGGCTGTTTGTAGCCGGTGTGAATATTTTCATCGCCTTTGCACTATACTTTGCTTTTAGCAAATTTGGTGGAATACGATTAGGCGGAGTAGATGCAAAACCGGAGTTCAGTAAAATGGCATGGTTTGCCATGTTATTTAGTGCCGGTATGGGAATCGGCCTGATGTTTTTCGCTGTAGCCGAGCCGATGTGGCACCTGCTTTATCCTCCGCACGCCGAAACAGGGTCTGTTGAAGCGATCAGGGATTCGATGGGAGTTACGTTTTTGCACTGGGGCCTGCACGCCTGGGCGGTTTATGCAATCGTAGGACTCGCGCTCGCATTTTTTGCTTTCAACCGGAAACTTCCGCTCTCTTTCCGCTCTGTATTCTACCCGCTTTTGGGTGACAGAATCAACGGATGGATTGGTGATGTAATCGATATCCTTGCAGTTCTTGCCACCCTGTTTGGATTGGCAACCTCGCTCGGACTTGGTGCACAGCAGGCCGGTGCGGGAATGGAATTTGTATTCGGCCTCGATAACACCGTAAACCTGCAGGTTATCATTATTGTAGCAGTAACACTCGTAGCTGTTGGATCCGTGGTACTCGGTATACATAAAGGTGTAAAAGTACTCAGTGAGTTCAACATCCGCCTGGCCGGATTGTTTTTGCTGTTCATCCTTGTATTCGGCCCAACTCTTTACATATTGGGGACTTTTGTACAGAGCACAGGGTATTACCTGCAAAACTTTGCAAGTTACGCCACCTGGACTCAATCCTTCGAAGAAGGTGAGTTTATGAGCACCTGGACCGTATTTTACTGGGCCTGGTGGATTTCATGGTCACCTTATGTAGGAATGTTTATTGCCCGTATTTCAAAGGGGCGCACCATTAAAGAATTTATCCTCGGCGTGCTGATCGTACCCACCCTCGTTACGTTCTTGTGGATGAGCGGCTTTGGCGGGAGCGCACTATACCTTGAAACAACCGGTATTGCGGAAATTGCGAGCGCCGTTGAAGCAGATCAAACAACGTCTCTCTTTATTTTGCTTAATGAATTCCCGTTTGGAATTATAACCAGCTTTCTTGCAATCGTTCTTGTACTCAGCTTCTTTGTAACATCATCTGACTCTGGCTCCCTAGTGATAGACAACCTGACAAGTGGCGGAAAACTCGATTCACCCGTAGGCCAGAGAGTATTCTGGGCATCAACTGAGGGTGCAGTAGCAGCTGTTCTGCTTATTGGCGGCGGCCTTGGAGCACTCCAGGCAGCGGCAATTAGTTCGGGCCTTCCATTCGTTATTTTACTGCTGATTATGTGCTATAGCCTCAGGCAGGGACTAAATCGCGAATACAAAGACAATATGCTCAAAGAGAAGGATAAAGAACGCGAATCCTACAGGGAACTCTTATCCAAGACAATCGAACAACAAAAGAACAAATAG
- a CDS encoding universal stress protein has translation MERYEDWFVCLDLTSMDDILTGYTHFLTTEMKPKSITFLHVIKSHEAADDMIEMFPEVKDREDVEKALRNNLQEKIDRYFSDSKVEIDLLLRTGRPTEEIVKVLDQINPDLTVMGKKSGYAGSGVIPRRIMKYVPTSILFVPETSRYQLKKAIVPVDFSDQSATAVKAALELTAEKGGSVTAQHVYNYPARFFPNLPDEEDEKKMDNYLEEKKHDFVKKHSLPDDVEFVFSLNVDGPKMDQIYDQIVHDQADLIVAVSKSGKGITSILREDFTDKMAYYRFGIPILLVKDKEKHQGFFKSLLKKN, from the coding sequence ATGGAACGTTATGAAGATTGGTTTGTGTGCTTAGATTTAACCAGTATGGATGATATTCTTACCGGTTACACACATTTTCTAACCACTGAAATGAAACCGAAATCGATCACCTTCCTCCACGTGATAAAATCTCACGAAGCGGCTGATGATATGATCGAGATGTTTCCTGAAGTAAAAGACCGCGAAGATGTAGAAAAAGCCCTGAGAAATAACCTCCAGGAAAAAATCGACAGATACTTCAGCGACTCTAAGGTCGAAATAGATTTACTTCTTAGAACCGGACGCCCAACGGAAGAGATCGTCAAGGTGTTGGATCAAATCAACCCGGATCTCACCGTAATGGGTAAAAAATCGGGATATGCCGGTAGCGGAGTTATTCCCCGGCGGATTATGAAATATGTACCTACATCCATTCTTTTTGTACCGGAAACAAGCCGGTATCAGTTAAAGAAAGCCATTGTTCCGGTGGATTTTTCCGATCAGTCGGCAACGGCTGTAAAAGCCGCGCTTGAACTCACCGCTGAAAAGGGTGGTTCTGTTACCGCACAGCACGTGTACAACTATCCCGCCCGATTTTTCCCCAATCTGCCCGATGAGGAAGACGAGAAAAAAATGGACAACTATCTAGAGGAGAAAAAACATGATTTTGTTAAAAAACATTCTTTACCGGATGATGTAGAGTTTGTTTTTTCACTGAATGTAGACGGGCCGAAAATGGATCAGATTTATGATCAGATTGTCCACGATCAGGCTGATTTAATTGTAGCTGTTTCCAAATCAGGTAAAGGAATAACCAGCATTTTACGTGAAGATTTCACCGATAAAATGGCCTATTACAGGTTTGGCATCCCCATTCTTCTCGTGAAGGATAAAGAGAAACATCAGGGCTTCTTCAAATCTTTACTGAAGAAAAACTGA